In the Muricauda sp. MAR_2010_75 genome, one interval contains:
- a CDS encoding four helix bundle protein, with translation MTQKKFDLEERFVDLAASIASFCQDLSNDFTGQYYGNQLLRSAGGAALNFGEAQGTNTDKDYVHRATISLRELKESRVNLNILNRIEYGNKELRISLLDEVEQLIKITATIIKNKK, from the coding sequence ATGACACAGAAAAAGTTTGATTTAGAGGAAAGGTTTGTTGATTTGGCAGCCAGTATTGCTTCCTTTTGCCAAGATTTATCCAACGATTTTACAGGTCAATATTACGGAAATCAATTGCTTCGCTCTGCAGGTGGAGCCGCTTTGAATTTTGGTGAGGCCCAAGGAACAAATACAGATAAAGATTATGTACACAGGGCCACCATATCATTAAGGGAATTGAAAGAATCAAGGGTAAACCTAAATATTTTGAATAGAATAGAGTATGGTAACAAAGAATTGCGAATAAGTTTACTGGATGAAGTTGAACAATTGATCAAAATCACTGCTACAATAATCAAAAACAAGAAGTAA
- a CDS encoding OsmC family protein produces MTNHITTKWLGEMAFESNNPSGHTVRIDAGPESGGSGAGLRPKALMLSALAGCSGLDVASLIKKMKLEVDDFSIETIANLTEEHPKYYDSVTVEYHFMGSNLKEDKLQKAVDLSVEKYCGVMEMFRQFAKLEIKILYHHK; encoded by the coding sequence ATGACAAATCACATTACCACCAAATGGTTGGGCGAAATGGCCTTTGAAAGCAATAATCCTTCTGGACATACCGTAAGAATTGATGCAGGACCAGAAAGTGGAGGTTCAGGCGCTGGATTGCGACCCAAAGCCTTGATGCTTTCGGCACTGGCTGGATGCTCGGGATTGGATGTTGCTTCGTTGATAAAGAAAATGAAACTGGAGGTAGATGATTTTTCCATTGAAACCATTGCCAACCTTACCGAAGAACATCCCAAATATTATGACTCGGTAACTGTGGAGTACCACTTCATGGGTTCAAATCTCAAGGAGGACAAATTGCAAAAAGCGGTGGATCTATCCGTAGAAAAATATTGTGGTGTTATGGAAATGTTCAGACAGTTTGCTAAGTTGGAGATCAAGATTCTGTATCACCATAAATAG
- a CDS encoding carboxymuconolactone decarboxylase family protein — protein MALVTSLDPNHDPETQQLAEFFNETLGFCPNSVLTMQHRPAISKAFINLNKAVMANEGRVTSALKRMIAWVSSNATGCRYCQAHAIRAAERYGAEQEQLNNIWEYRTHSAFSEAERAALDFSLVASQVPNAVNAEIKERLYQHWNEGEIVEMLGVISLFGYLNRWNDSMGTSIETGAVESANQYLGKHGWEKGKHDGSRY, from the coding sequence ATGGCCTTAGTAACTTCCCTTGACCCCAATCACGATCCAGAAACCCAACAGTTGGCTGAATTTTTCAATGAAACCCTTGGTTTTTGTCCAAACTCCGTGTTGACCATGCAGCACCGCCCTGCCATTTCAAAGGCGTTTATTAACCTCAATAAGGCAGTCATGGCCAATGAGGGGCGAGTTACCTCGGCCTTAAAACGAATGATTGCCTGGGTGAGCAGCAATGCAACGGGATGCCGGTATTGTCAGGCCCATGCCATTAGGGCAGCGGAACGATACGGCGCAGAACAGGAACAATTAAACAATATTTGGGAGTACCGAACCCATTCTGCTTTTTCAGAAGCGGAACGAGCTGCACTCGATTTTTCTCTGGTGGCTTCTCAAGTACCCAATGCGGTGAATGCCGAAATCAAGGAGCGACTGTATCAACATTGGAATGAAGGTGAAATTGTGGAAATGTTGGGGGTGATTTCCCTATTCGGATATCTCAACCGTTGGAATGATTCCATGGGAACTTCCATTGAAACCGGGGCTGTGGAAAGCGCCAATCAGTATTTGGGAAAACACGGCTGGGAAAAGGGGAAGCATGATGGGTCTAGATACTAG